A DNA window from Vigna unguiculata cultivar IT97K-499-35 chromosome 10, ASM411807v1, whole genome shotgun sequence contains the following coding sequences:
- the LOC114165274 gene encoding uncharacterized protein LOC114165274, with the protein MSALQKQTQSLQELNPEKESWNIVARVGVLIHASVRRTLIYKFQSEIKEDKVYCIQSFSVSCNGGSYRTTNHAYKINFQFGTKVNLVESTLVPNISTAYTPFSTIQAPGFDTDYLVNVIGMLTGVGTERELEKGGKKTKMNVILIQSDGMLDSTESPSQPLTQLGQSSKISLEEDFIKLHPRCSIEGLKDFEQESTFVVKATITHVLDHDDWWYTACICNKAVYPDSKMFFCEKCNKHVIKVTPRFKLRLRVIDATDSTTFVVFDRDASAMLKKSCSDILDLQDKNTAAGNLPKEFEVLIDKTYLFKVECKNDYNSKFEQSFRVKKVCMDEKIIESFTDVELKSLDVYSANEEESKLKQITNEIAPDTIAEDLLLKFTEESNDVEPVSDHLNTIESSPVSTEEAFVNQPLIDVENDDLTHKESSHLDNLSFDLATKARVPAIKRQNRSAPQENKKIPVKMLKKKIKIEK; encoded by the exons ATGTCTGCTTTGCAAAAACAAACCCAGTCATTACAAGAACTGAACCCGGAGAAGGAAAGCTGGAATATTGTTGCAAGAGTG GGTGTCCTAATCCATGCGTCTGTTAGACGCACACTGATATACAAATTCCAATCTGAAATCAAAGAGGATAAGGTTTACTGCATTCAGTCTTTTAGTGTTTCATGTAATGGTGGTTCTTATAGAACTACAAATCATGCCTATAAGATCAACTTCCAATTTGGAACGAAGGTCAATTTGGTAGAATCTACCTTAGTTCCCAATATTAGTACTGCATACACCCCTTTTTCAACCATCCAAGCACCTGGTTTTGACACAGATTACTTAGTTA atgTCATTGGAATGTTGACTGGTGTTGGAACAGAGAGAGAGTTAGAGAAAGGTGGTAAGAAGACCAAGATGAATGTCATCCTTATTCAATCTGATGG GATGTTGGATAGTACTGAATCTCCTTCTCAACCTCTTACCCAACTTGGTCAGTCTTCAAAAATTAGCTTAGAAGAAGATTTCATTAAGCTGCATCCTAGATGCTCAATTGAAGGTCTCAAAGATTTTGAAcag GAAAGTACTTTTGTAGTGAAGGCTACTATCACACATGTTCTAGATCATGATGATTGGTGGTACACAGCATGTATCTGCAACAAAGCTGTTTATCCTGActccaaaatgtttttttgtgagaAATGTAACAAACATGTCATTAAGGTTACACCTAg GTTTAAACTTAGACTTCGTGTAATTGATGCTACTGATTCTACaacttttgttgtatttgatcGTGATGCAAGTGCAATGTTGAAGAAATCATGCTCTGATATTCTTGACTTACAAGACAAG AACACTGCTGCTGGTAACTTGCCTAAAGAGTTTGAAGTCCTCATTGATAAGACCTATCTGTTCAAAGTTGAGTGCAAGAATGATTATAATAGCAAATTTGAGCAATCATTTAGAGTTAAAAAAGTCTGCATGGATGAAAAAATCATTGAAAGCTTTACTGATGTTGAACTTAAGTCTTTG GATGTATACTctgcaaatgaagaagaaagtaaACTTAAGCAGATTACAAATGAGATTGCACCTGATACCATTGCAGAG GATTTGCTGCTCAAATTCACTGAAGAATCAAATGATGTTGAGCCTGTAAGTGATCATTTGAACACTATAGAATCAAGCCCTGTTTCTACAGAGGAAGCTTTTGTCAATCAACCTTTAATTGatgttgaaaatgatgacttAACCCATAAAGAATCATCTCATCTGGATAATCTTAGCTTTGATTTGGCTACCAAAGCACGTGTCCCGGCAATTAAAAGGCAGAATCGATCTGCGCCTCAAGAAAACAAGAAGATCCCAgtgaagatgttgaagaagaaaatcaagATTGAAAAGTGA
- the LOC114165276 gene encoding toll/interleukin-1 receptor-like protein: MSLSGGDDDMEMDFLRDRYQDSRNFEVFLSFRGEDTRFSFTSHLYTALQNAGIVVFKDDEALPRGNQISPSLRLAIEESRISVVVFSKNYAESWWCLKELEKIMECHRTIGQVVIPVFYDVDPSEVRHQRGDFGKAFQRLLSKFSKEEEEKVLDWKQRWMKALGEIGGISSSVEILNSSFERVEEHVEHWTEALSEVAPSSGVVDLYPR, translated from the exons ATGTCTCTCTCAGGTGGCGATGATGACATGGAAATGGACTTTCTCCGTGATCGGTACCAGGACAGCAGAAACTTTGAAGTTTTTCTGAGTTTCAGAGGGGAAGACACGCGCTTTTCTTTCACTTCGCATCTCTATACCGCTCTTCAGAATGCAGGAATCGTGGTTTTCAAGGATGACGAGGCACTTCCACGGGGAAATCAAATTTCACCCTCTCTGCGGCTAGCGATCGAAGAGTCTCGAATTTCTGTTGTTGTTTTCTCGAAAAATTATGCAGAGTCGTGGTGGTGTTTGAAAGAGTTAGAGAAAATAATGGAGTGTCACAGAACCATAGGGCAAGTGGTGATACCAGTGTTCTATGACGTTGATCCCTCTGAAGTGCGTCATCAAAGAGGCGACTTTGGGAAAGCATTTCAACGTCTTTTGAGCAAGTTTTCgaaagaggaagaggaaaaggtGCTGGATTGGAAGCAGCGTTGGATGAAGGCACTTGGTGAGATTGGTGGCATCTCATCATCAGTTGAAATCCTAAATTCCAG CTTTGAAAGGGTAGAGGAACACGTAGAGCATTGGACAGAGGCACTTTCAGAGGTTGCTCCGAGTTCAGGGGTTGTAGACTTATATCCAAGGTAA